From the genome of Mastacembelus armatus chromosome 21, fMasArm1.2, whole genome shotgun sequence:
gttactttccttgaaccctggactgtgacagttacaatgtgagacctcatggcacgagcctgagacacagccaccacaaatactctcatatacagaaccacaataacagtaatgggaAGAATGAAACCCCAAATAAGATTTGCAACTCGTTCACTTTTGCTGAGGATTATCACACACTCTCCAACACATGAATTATATTGGCCTGGTTGTTTCAGATTATCTTTCAATAACACAAGACCAAAGAGAGAACAGatccaacagagacaaacacagacttgaactcttttttgagtgactctgatggagtaatgcagagggtcacaaatagccacataacggtcaatggatatgagcaccatggTTCCTACTGATGAATAACATACAATATAATCTAAACCataatacacaacacacatgaggTCACCAATGTACCAGCAGCTGTCTATGAACATACTTTGAAACAACAGGATGAAGCCCACGAAGaaatctgagacagccagagagaggatgagggaattggtgggagtgtggagctgcctggagaggaaagacagcaacatactcattgtttgtagtattgattatcattaaagataaagacataagcagctcaaataacaaattcaacagcacatagagagaaaaaagacatttttccactatCATTTCTTTGGCACAGCTACTAGACTACTGtagtgatgaaatatgtgtctacttgaagtgtgagatggagatgatgaccaacaggttgagagctgcagtgagcagagagataaaggacagtatcatgtaaatcagcacagtgtcagagagaggacgctttggcttcacacaggaggtgtttagctgtggaaagcagagttcagtttcctccatcagagagaggagaggagacactgctgagctctgacaactCTCCAGCTAATTTGTTCCTCCTATGACATCTTCTCCTAATTACTGAACTAATATCCCTCATCCTTGTCAGTCTGACATTGTTGTAACACACTCTgggaaaatgcaaacatgttcTCATACAAGGACAGGACACACTGATAATACTTCACAAAATCTCACTATTGGACACTAAAGTTATCCCTTATAGTCAGTATGAGATACAACAGAGTACTCCTACAAAAATAAAGGGTTAAGGTCTAAGGACCAAACTACATATTTTGTGCCATATAAAAAGCGTTCAAAGTGCTGGTTTAGGTTTTGTATTAACACTCTTCTTggtaaaaaaacatgtatgcttCATACAGATGCTGAAGGGCAATAGGGCTGCACTGATTACACGACTAAATCGATGAATTTGATTACAAAATATCACTGAGGCAAATTCTCTGCTTCAACTATTCGTTTAATAACTTGTGTCATTGGACCTCCTATGCATAGtgatcattgttccacacggaccgtaatcactgttgcacaacacATTTCCGTATCAAAAGTTGGAGCTACAGCAGAGTGAAGCTgagaaggcagaaaatgtccaaagtttgggataatttcaaacttaaaaaagatgacaacatggtgCAGTACTTGTATTGTAAAGCAGAAGTGGCAAAACCGCAACAGGACCTCGgcaatgcttcaacatctggacagaaagcaTCCGGTTGTAAACCAGACCGGCTCATCCAGCAGAGCCGACACAGGGTAGCATCATTTTAAGGTGACACGTTATTTACAcattagtattattgtttaaaaatgcagaagtaAATTTTAACCGATTACTCaagtcttctttttttcttttgggctgctcccttcaggggtcgcaacagcgaatcatctgcctccatttaaccctatcctctgtatcctcctcacccacaccaactatcctcatgtcctccttcactacatccaagaacctcctctttggtcttcctctaggcctccttcctggcagctctaacctcagcatccttttaccaatgtattcactgtccctcctctgaacatgtccaaaccatctcaatctggcttccctcgctttttctccaaaacatctaacatgagctgtccctctgatgtacttgttcctgatcctatccatccttgtcactcccagagagaacctcaacatcttcagctctgctacctccagctctgcctcctgtctttttctcagtgcccctgtctctaaaccagacaacattgctggtctcaccactgt
Proteins encoded in this window:
- the LOC113123000 gene encoding trace amine-associated receptor 4-like, translating into MSMLLSFLSRQLHTPTNSLILSLAVSDFFVGFILLFQSMFIDSCWYIGDLMCVVYYGLDYIVCYSSVGTMVLISIDRYVAICDPLHYSIRVTQKRVQVCVCLCWICSLFGLVLLKDNLKQPGQYNSCVGECVIILSKSERVANLIWGFILPITVIVVLYMRVFVVAVSQARAMRSHIVTVTVQGSRKVTAKKSELKAARTLGVVVGVFIICFCPYYCVSLADQETLFNISSAAFLVCLFYFNSCLNPLIYAFFYPWFRKCIKVIVTLQILKSGSSDTNIL